Genomic window (Kosakonia sp. BYX6):
GGAATTCAAAGTGATGGTCGAGCGCGAAATCCTGCCGCGTCTGCGCGAGCGCTTTACCTTACCGCAACCGCCGGTTTGCCTGCGCCTTACCACGTTTGGCCGCTCGGAAAGCGACCTGGCGCAGAGCCTTCAACACCTCGACCTGCCGCCAGGCGTGGTGATGGGCTACCGTTCATCGATGCCGATTATTGAATTGAAACTGACCGGCCCGGCAGAGCAGCGCACGGCGATGGAAGCCCTGTGGCCGGAAGTGAAACGCGTGGCGGGCGAGAGCCTGATTTTCGAAGGAACCGACGGGTTACCCACTGCGTTGGCCGCTGCCCTGCGCGAGCGCCAGTTAAGCCTGACTCTGAGCGAGCAGTTCACCGGCGGGTTAGTGGCCCTGCAACTCTCCCGCGCGGGTGCGCCGCTACTGGCCAGCGAAGTCTTGCCTTCGCAGGCGGAAGCGCTGGCGCAAACCGCTCGCTGGACCACCGAACTGCGCGACCGGCATCTTGCCGGGCTGGCATTAACCGTGACCGGCCTTGAAGACGATTGCCTGAACTTCGCGCTGGCAACGCCGGAAGGCACGCGCGCATTGCGGGTGAAATTCAACACCAACCGCCACGGTCTGGTGGTGCGCCAGGAAGTATGCGCGATGATGGCGTTGAATATCCTGCGCCGCTGGCTGGCGGGCAAAGACATTGCCAGCGACCACGGCTGGATCAATGTCGTCGAAACCCTGTCGGTGGAGCAAACGCCGCTAGCCTAATGCGCGCGCCAGCAAAGTAATGGGATGTTCGCAGCGTTTGCTGGTGGACATCTCAATCTGCCATTTACAGGTTTCGCAATCTGTTATCACCAGATCCGCGCCGCTGGCTTCAATCTGCGCAAACAGCGGTGCGCCAATCGCCTGCGAGGTCGGGTAGTTTTCACTTTTGAAACCATACGTCCCGGCAATCCCGCAGCAGCGCGAATCCAGCACTGTGAGTTCCAGCCCCGGAATGCGTCGCAACAGCTCCAGCGTGTAGTGCGTCCAGCCCATTTTTTCCATATGACACGGCGTGTGATAAACCACTTTCAGCGGCGTCTCGCGAAGCGTCAGGCTGCGCCCTTCGTCGAGCATGCGCCAAATCCAGCGCGTGGCTAAATCGATATGTGCACGCACATGGCTGTTATCTACTTCCAATAGGTGCGGGTACTCATCGCGCAAGGTAAATGTGCAGGTGGAGGAGGTGGCAATCACCGGCAGGCCATCCATGCCAATTGCCTGCTCCAACGATTGCACATTACACTGCGCCTGCTTTTTCGCTTTGTCGAAAAATCCGTTGGCAATCAGTGGCACGCCGCAGCACTTCTCCCGTTGTAATAACTGCACGCCGATGCCCATATGATTCAGTACCTGAATCAGATCCTTGCCCAGTTGCGGGTGGTTGTAATTGACATAGCAACCGTGGAAAAACGCCACCTGCTGCGCGAACGTCTGCTGTTTGGCCGCGACGCTGCGATACCAACGGCGAAATGTGCCGTTGGAATATTTTGGCAACGTGCGGTGATGATCAATTTTTAAAGCTTTATCCAATAACTGACGCACCGGTTTTAAAGACGTTGCGGCATTAACCAGCGGGGCTACCGGTGTAGAAAGTGTGCCCATCAAATCGGTGTGGCTGAGGATCGCGTTACGCACGGAAAACGGTTTTGTTGCGTACTGCGCCCGGGCGCGCTGAATAATATCGCCGATTTTTACCCCCGACGGGCAGGCGGTTTCGCACCGTTTGCAGTTTGTGCAGTACTTCAACGCCTCGTCATACAGCGCGGCATCTTTCAGGCGAAGCCGCTCGCCATCCGGGCCGGCCTGTTTCGGGCCGGGATACGCCGGGTTAACGCGGCTGACCGGGCACGCGGTGGTGCAGACGGTACATTTGATACAGCTTTCAAATGGGCTGCTGTTCATTATTCGCCTCCCTGAGCTAGGATCTGTTGCGCCGCGTGCAGCGCGGTCACGGCGCAAACACCTGCGCCACAGCCCTGCGCGATGGCATCAAACCCGCCCAACACAGAGCCGATAACAAAGAGATTGTCCAGCGCCTCGCCGTGTCGCAGGCCGTGCAGATGTTCATCGGTTCGCACGCCGAATTGTTGCCATGGCTGCGTATCAAACACATCGTCGCGATACCAGTCGCGCCGTTCTGCGCTTTGCAACACATCCAGATCAAACACCGCTTCGCGTACGCGATCGCGCCCGGCGATTAATCCGTTACTGAAAAAACTGCCGCTGGCGAGCACCACATGGCGCGCGCGCAGCGGGATATCTTCATGCTTGCGCGTCCATAACTGCGTGACGCGCGCGTTGTTAGTATCGGCGCGCAGCACGTCATCGCCGGGCATCCAGTTTCCGCCGCTGCGGGTAAAGCGCTGTTGCAGCAAATGTTGCATGCGCATGCCCGGCACAGACGGCGGCAGCGTCGGCAACAGGCGCAGCGGGCAGGCGAGTTGTTGGTTCAGGCGATCAAACACAACACTGTCCGTCAGGCCAAAACAGGCGGGCAGGTAGAGCATTTCATACTGCTCGCTCAGCGGGCGCAGCGCTGCATACAGTGCCTCAAAGTGTTCCGGCAAATCCAGTTGGCGGGCGATATTGACGGCGCGGAACTCACTGGCGTTATCGCGTAGCCGGTCAAGCAGCGGTAGCTCGATCTCTTCGGCCTGGGCGTCAATGCCGCGTTTACGCAGTGCGCCAGCGGCGAGTTGTGGCTGAAAATCGAGAAAACCACTGATGCCAACCACGCCGGTGTGTAGCCGGGTCTGCGTTTTTAACGGTACTTCCTGCGGGCTAAGCCACGCCTGGCGGAAGGTTCCGAGCGGAGTGACGCGCTGGTGCGGCGTATCCACATCGCCCTGTAACGCCAGACCGCAATCGGCGAGCAGGGTTTGCGTTTGCTGCGCATACTGGCGCACGCGCTGTGCGCCAAGCCGGGCATAGGGATGTTCGCTATGCTGTTGCTGAAGCTGGGCGATTGCGCTTTCCAGGTTGTCGACCGGCTGGCCGTCCGGCAGATACGACAGTAAATCTAACGAACCGGAGGAGAAGCTCAGCGCACTCTGGCCCCGGCTGACAATGGCGCAGCGCTGGCCGCTTTCGCTTAGGCGAATCCCGCACAGCAACCCCGCCAGCCCGCCGCCAATGATCACCGTATCAAATCTCATCTTCCGTCTCCTTTTCCAGCCCGCACAAACCTTGATAAACCCAGCGTGTAAACTCGCTTTCGCGTAACGCATCGCCCCAGGCGACAGGTTTAATGCCTTTCCAACGCTCGTTGAGAAAATCCACCAGTTGGCTGAGGGATTCGTTTTCGTTGGTGACATGCAGCCGGTTGAGTAACCCGGCGGCGCGACAGGCGCAGAGTTCGCCCTGGCAAGTTCCCATGCCGACGCGCGTGCGGCGGCGCAAATCCAGCAGCGAGTGGACGTTGAGGTTCTCCACTGCATATTGCACTTCGCCCGCCGTGACCGCTTCGCACTCGCACACCAGGCTGCGATTATGCCGATCGCCGCCCAGCCAGCCCGGCGTGCGATCGCCATGGCGATAAACCGCAGAGCCGCGTAGCGGCGTGGGCAGCGAGATGATTTTTTTCAGCGCCTGTTCGGTGGATTCGCGCGAACCGGGCAGCGCCGTGGTGGCGGTGGTGCAGGTGGCGCTGTGGTTCAGTTTGCGGCACACCGCATCTGTCGCCCATTCCGCCATCAGGCGGTAGGTCATTAACTTGCCGCCGGTGATGG
Coding sequences:
- the glpC gene encoding anaerobic glycerol-3-phosphate dehydrogenase subunit GlpC translates to MNSSPFESCIKCTVCTTACPVSRVNPAYPGPKQAGPDGERLRLKDAALYDEALKYCTNCKRCETACPSGVKIGDIIQRARAQYATKPFSVRNAILSHTDLMGTLSTPVAPLVNAATSLKPVRQLLDKALKIDHHRTLPKYSNGTFRRWYRSVAAKQQTFAQQVAFFHGCYVNYNHPQLGKDLIQVLNHMGIGVQLLQREKCCGVPLIANGFFDKAKKQAQCNVQSLEQAIGMDGLPVIATSSTCTFTLRDEYPHLLEVDNSHVRAHIDLATRWIWRMLDEGRSLTLRETPLKVVYHTPCHMEKMGWTHYTLELLRRIPGLELTVLDSRCCGIAGTYGFKSENYPTSQAIGAPLFAQIEASGADLVITDCETCKWQIEMSTSKRCEHPITLLARALG
- a CDS encoding nicotinamide mononucleotide deamidase-related protein YfaY, coding for MLNVEMLSTGDEVLHGQIIDTNAAWLADFFFNQGLPLTRRNTVGDNLDDLVTILRERSEQADVLIVNGGLGPTSDDLSAMAAATAKGEGLVLHEAWLAQMERFFTERGRVMAPSNRKQAEIPASAELVDNPVGTACGFAIQLNRCLMFFTPGVPSEFKVMVEREILPRLRERFTLPQPPVCLRLTTFGRSESDLAQSLQHLDLPPGVVMGYRSSMPIIELKLTGPAEQRTAMEALWPEVKRVAGESLIFEGTDGLPTALAAALRERQLSLTLSEQFTGGLVALQLSRAGAPLLASEVLPSQAEALAQTARWTTELRDRHLAGLALTVTGLEDDCLNFALATPEGTRALRVKFNTNRHGLVVRQEVCAMMALNILRRWLAGKDIASDHGWINVVETLSVEQTPLA
- the glpB gene encoding glycerol-3-phosphate dehydrogenase subunit GlpB, yielding MRFDTVIIGGGLAGLLCGIRLSESGQRCAIVSRGQSALSFSSGSLDLLSYLPDGQPVDNLESAIAQLQQQHSEHPYARLGAQRVRQYAQQTQTLLADCGLALQGDVDTPHQRVTPLGTFRQAWLSPQEVPLKTQTRLHTGVVGISGFLDFQPQLAAGALRKRGIDAQAEEIELPLLDRLRDNASEFRAVNIARQLDLPEHFEALYAALRPLSEQYEMLYLPACFGLTDSVVFDRLNQQLACPLRLLPTLPPSVPGMRMQHLLQQRFTRSGGNWMPGDDVLRADTNNARVTQLWTRKHEDIPLRARHVVLASGSFFSNGLIAGRDRVREAVFDLDVLQSAERRDWYRDDVFDTQPWQQFGVRTDEHLHGLRHGEALDNLFVIGSVLGGFDAIAQGCGAGVCAVTALHAAQQILAQGGE